DNA sequence from the Malus sylvestris chromosome 10, drMalSylv7.2, whole genome shotgun sequence genome:
CTAAATATCTCTCATATATTGATTCAATGTAATAATCTTACAGTATGCAGCAGTGTATATATAGACAGTACACTGCTCTAATTACAATTATATCCTTGTCTaatctatctatttacataagAAACTTAACACACATCTAACTAATTTTACTTGACTCTTTAGAGAGTTGTTCACACTCCAACACAATACTTTTTATTACGAAACAGAAGTTAATATTATAGAGTTTTGGAACATTCTAAAAATTGCAATTTTGCATGCATGTATGGGACTATGCCCAGGTTATCcaaatggaaaaataaaatagaaaatgttgTATGGCCAATTCATCCCTCCATAAATCCACCGGCCGGACCCGAACAAAAATTGTTAATGGCCAGCCAAGCTAACCCAACGAAGTACCAAGAACAAAATGCCTTGTGGCTTGTGCTTTGATTACTTTCAACCTTGAATTTTACAGACTCCTCAAAACTCCAGCACTAATTTGTATTCTCCACGAGCAGTCCACGACTCTCCAACTACaccatataaatataaatatatgacaAAATGCTAAGGGGACTATCTCAAAAGTATGACTCTTTATAGACTTTCTACCATTTCACAGTTTAACATCAATTctcatgtcaacattataaaatattgtgcaaaaaaaatgatgtgatAGAAGATCCATGgtgagtctccttaacatttctctaaagggtaatgctagagagacaaaaaaatttaactaaattttgtaaaccaaatgatgaagttgtttataattggattattacttaactattgattaacgtgtttatttcttattagtgacacgtcatttggtttgcaaatttggttgtacTTAACATTAtccttctatatatatatatatgtatgtatgtgtgcgcgcgcgcgcaCGCGCGCATGACAAATCTGACTTTTACATATTAATTTTACTTTAACTAATAATAACAATGTGATTAATCAAAGAAGTTTCCTAGATATGGTATTTGAATACGTAAAAGTAAACTCCTTCACCTGCTCACTTTATTATCCCTTCCCTCTAGAAGATTAAAATAAAGTATTGCCGTTAATTATCTGGTGCTTAACGAGACATCCATAATCCATTTTCGGAGGCCTCAAAGTCAACATATTCATTTGCGTGCTTGgtatacttttatttttaataattttacatTAAGTATCCGATAACAATGCTTGAAGTGGTTAAGTGCACATAATTAAGGATAGATTATTCcacaaaagatcaatttgtaacattaattgttgaaaaaaagaagaagttacATTTAGGTTGGCGGCCTCAACAGGCTGGATTAATACAGAAGTCCAGGTTGGACATCAGCTTTTCTTAACCTAATTAATACACGGACATACAGATACGTGCAAGTTGTATAACTATAACTACAAAGAAAGGATACTATTTGTTTCACGATAGATGATAAAATCGGCttgaaataatgaaaataatagaATCTCCTACATTAAGTTAAAATGAAGTAGATTTTAGTTATCAATATTGGACCGACTAATTATTGATCTAatcatatttttctttccaaaaggaTAAAATAGAAGTTCGAGTCTCTCATCTCTCACCGACTCTCTCATAGATCTTAAGATATCATCAGTCAATATCGCAAATAGGAATGGGGGCAGTGGGATGCCCAACTAAGACTAGTGGTGGCAGTAGTTATAGTAACGGTGGCGGTGATGGCAATTGTAGTAGGCATCCTGATGCTCATCGGTAATTGCAAATTTAGTTCCATCTCCTTAAACGCAATATCTAAAGAAAATAACAACTCTTTATTGTAAAACTTGTGTGTTTTTAATGTGAAAACTATATATCGTGAGACTCTGCTCTTTAACAGCCTGATGTCATGATAAACCTAATCAACCAAAAATTCGCGTATTAATTGAAGAAAGAATACTTCAGTTTAAGTTTGACATATCCATTAAATGTTCTTAATTTAGGTTGATAGTTGATCACATGAGCATGATGACGGGTATGACTATACTGTCAGTAACAATTCCACTTATATTTACctatacttaaaacaaaacaaaacaaaagtgttAAAAAGTTATTAACAAGCAGGCATAGGGCAAGTAGCCAATGTTCAAAATTATGCAAGATTTGAGTACCCTAGACACAATTGTTTCATCTTTAAATTAagggctgatttggtattgctATACTTTggaaaaaaactgctgtgagaataagcggctgtgaaataaatcagctgagtgtttggtaaacttttttgtaaaagtgcttttggaaataaaaaaagcagtctaatagtgggtcttttcattaaaggagcactgtagctccgtgtgctttgaaaaaaagccagttttccaaagctgcaaatagcagcttcagctttttcctttgatttcagcttattctcacagcaacttccaaaataagcccttttttttcagtttaccaaacatctaaaaccctcacagctttttttcatggatgctttttttttaagcacctcactcccaaaccaccccctAAGTGTGGCCTTGACCATTAAGGCCTATTTCCTTGTAGTTGCGTAGAGTAtgagaagtgaaaatgataacATTAGTACTTCGGATCGTTTATAACGTGCTGAAAAGGACTGGCAACAACTATAGCACTATGGCTTTGACAATTTTTCATTTATCACTTCAATCTCGCACTCGgcattccttttttcttttcaatgttttcatactgtgacgagagagagagaaaaatggcATGTAAATTTCTATCCTTCCTGGCAGCTTCGGCGGATCATCCTTTACTTTAAGCTTCTGGAGGTTTTCTTTTGTGGCCACTCTTGGGCCTCTTTATTTTAACCCCATTGGTTTCTTGTGGGGTGAAGGCCATTTATGTCTTTGTACGTTAATATTGCAGGAGACAAAAACTGTAGTAAATCTCTCCGCACGTTCTTTTTTAAGGTATTGAGATCATCTCCAGATCTCAGAGCCTACGAATCCAACAATTCGGACACTTTAAGACTGAGATATATGAACGTTGGAGAGATATTGTGTGTGAAGTAAGCCAATAGAATGGGCTCATGGGGCTGCATGACTTAAATTCAAGAGTCTGGATTACTGAGTCTGTCGGCTCCAAAGTGtgagatccagagaggatctcaATCCGGTTTTAAGAAGTGCTGATGTGCATTATTTGGACCCCAACCATACTTTGTTAGGTGGTAAATTGTAAGAACTTTTAGTTCATGGTAGTATTTGCGCACTTACCTAAAAGTCCAAGTGCCATATGTACAGATTTCACAATTAGTTTTCATACAATGGGAACAAAGCTGCCCTAAACATGACAGGCCGAACAAGAAGtctaacacttttttttttttttttttttgggagagGGTTGGTGCCTCGCACGCGACTGTTGACGAAGAGCTAATCTTGCCTAATCTTGCTAAATCATCATGGATCATGCTAACCACCAGGGTATCAAAATCCTTCTCATCTCtgtaccaaaaaataaaaagaaaagggatGTTGCTTTGTAAGAAATCCAATCCATACAGGAAAAGTAGATGGAAACAAGAAACACGGTCAAATTTATCACCTTTCGTTATCAGGAAAGAAATAAAGAGCAATACTCTGATCGTTAGGTCCACACTTCTCGAAAACTTTGGGCCACACATCTGTTCTATTAACCAGTTCTGGAAAAAGCAGCAACGGTAGCAATTCTGCCTCCTCACGCACTTTAGGACATGCTAAGCTAGAAAGATGGGCTACAAGTCCACTAACAATGTTGAAGTCTTTGTTGAAtatgctgagacttcccctgtCATTTAGACAAAGCATCTCACAGTTATACCCTGCACTAAATGTGCTTGAACACGTTCACCATAACTCAAAAGAGTCAGAAAGCAAAAAAAGTTTTACCTCCAGATTGGATCAATAATAGGCTGTGCAGCAACATAACAAATGATTGCTGAGATTTTTAAAGGGTCGCAAGTAGCAACTAGAGAGGTTTCCACAGATTTGGCAACGTCATCAGAGGAATTGAATTCATCCATATGAACCTCACTGCACCGACTACCAAGCTTCTGACCATTATCACAATCATTACTACCCTCGGCCTCATGTTCAGAGGTACTACCTTCACATATCTGCACCTTTGTGTTAGCCCCTTCATATACCTTCATGTTAGGCCCTTCACATATCTGCACCTTCATGTTAGCCCCTTCACATTTCCGCACCTTCTTTTTAGCCCCGTATATAGGTAAAGTCTTTCTGTTactcttctttttcctcttcttgaACTTCTTGTTAAGACAAATTTCCGTTGATCTTACCGATTTATCAATTCTAGAAGGTTTTACAATCTTTGGATCACAATCCTCACAAAGCCAAGTCAGATCTTCATCAAAAATATTCTGTGCTGGTACATTAAGGTAATAACtggaaaacagaaataaaagagaagaTTCGTCATTCAACCAGCAGCACATGCAGAACCAATTACAAAAATATTGAGGGTTCGAAGTAGGTCACTTTGTGTGCTCTTATATTTGTACATATGATTTCAAGGACTGAACCCAAACTTCAATAACCAGGAAATGAGCATATTTTAGAATAATGTGGCACATATATAACAGTATTGTCACATCTTTTTTAAGGGgactgaaaaaagaaaaacaaaagcacaatTGAAACAAGTTATACCGATGAAGAGCATAATTCTGGCATTTGACACAGTAAAGCAAAGCATCTTCGATACCTTTGTCCCCACACGTTTGACAAACAGTCACCTGCATCTAGTACACCATAATCAACGTTAGTGTTTTTCTTCCCTATTTATTAATCAATAGGCAGAAAATAACAACAATCTGAAGTCCCACAGCCCAAACCAAATATATACTTGCAAAATACTAACTGCATataagcaaccaaacagaagaaGCTTAAAGTATAAAGTGATGTggatgtaaaatataaatttcaCCCATTCAACCCTTAATCATATGAACAATCCAAagttccaaaattaaaaaaaaaacaaatgtttcCGTTCACCCTTAATCTTTGAGTCAGCCAAAAAGGTGTGATTTCACAAACCTTGACATTTAGACAAGGATTACCATTAAAAACATCTATTTAATAGCCCTGAATCAAATAACAGCTGCTACACCAATGAACcaataaacccatttttcattGTATACGAATTGGAACAGTGGAAGGTTACGAATTGCACACACATATAAATGCAAAATATATCACCCGTCTTCTTTATTCCCCCTTCCCCTATTGACTGATAAAAGAGGACATAACCACATCAAGCACCGCAAAATTTGGACACTAATGGTAAAAAACAGTGATTCTCAAACACTTGTAAATATAGGGGTTTGATATCCACAaacctttttttacttctcacacaccccttgttaatttttgtcatttgatcttctttaattcagtcGATCCAATGCCCGCAAATTAAGAGGGTGAGTATGAAGTAAAAAagaatgtgtggatagcacacccctaaataTAATGCATGTTATGCAGTTTAACTGGGGAATGTACAACTACTAAAAGTGAAAAATTAGAACCACTAAAGTACAGGCAGGTATATTGTAATCTGGTTAGCCATCATTCTCCAAAATCTTAATACTTTCTCCATCATCAAGtcagttgggtttttttttttttttttttttttttttaactattggGTTTGAAATGTTTTTCTCTAAAGATCAAGTACCATCATCTTTTAGGATAATATACTCACTGAATTCATTACTCACTCATAAGTTTCGGAAAAGAACcaaatagtttcaaaatgaaAGCGAAAATATGGTACAGTACATGCACACTGCAGACATTGTCAAAATATGGTACACCAGTCTCTACTTTAGAcagtcaaaataaaaaaaatcaacataatGAACCATCGTTGAATGTCGTCGTCACTAAAACGCAGCATAACATATGTCAAATCTACTGCTTTCCCGGTAAAACCGACATCTTATGGCCACAAAACTTAAAGGAGGAGACCAATCGACAAAGTTCAAACGCTAAAAGGTTTTCGCTTTGCCAATGGCACAAAACCAGATCACCCACCACTTCACTCTCGAAAACTTTACTTCAAAAAACTGCATTTTGCCCTAAAATCCCATAATTCTACTCCCTCAAACACCCACCAGAGAGTTCCTACTAACTTAACCTAGGCCCATTCAAGTCTAATAACAATTGGCAGATCCAAACTTTCAAAaagcaaaattcaaaaaatcaaacaaaattacaaaattcaaTTGAAAAATCGCAAGAAAAATGAACTGGGAATTGGGCAAAGAAACATACCATAGTTCGCCAGTAGCTGAGGAGTCCGACATGCAAGTGAAGCGCCTCAATTTTCAGAGAAATTGACTGCAATGCGAgggtttttggggaaattcagAGCGAGAATGTGAGGGAATTAGAGTTCGGAAGGGGCCATCTTTCTCTCAGTCAAACAAAGAATTCAAATTAGTCAGgaattctttcttttgttttttgtcaaCAAATTGTCAGTCAGAACAACTCAGAAGATACAGGGTTGAACTCAAACAcctgctttcaatcattttaaaaccaTAACCAAACGAATGGTAGAAGCAATGGGGAGCTTTCGACGGAACTTTTGAAAGGCCTAAATTACCCCCTATATAATATTCAAATTACAACACTTACCCTAACTTGACTCTCTTTGGCGTCTTGGGAGTAGACTAGATTTTGCTCTGTGTTTCTCTCCAGGCAGCAAGCTGTTGCCGCCAAACCTCTCCGCTTCCAGTGGCCGCCAACAATCCGTCGCAGCTACTCCCATTAGGTTTGCCCACCCTTTTCCTGTTAGAGGTTTTTTCCTGGAAAATACGCAGAGTTGATCGACCGGTGCATAGGGTCGAAGACGTCACTGAATAGTATGATTCAACTTTTAGATTTATTAATGGGGAATTTATACGAAGAACAAGACAGTTGGAAGTTAATCAAGCAGAATTGTCTATTTCAGTTAGAAAAATTGATCAGGGAAAACAGTTTATGGACAAGTCTGAATCGAGCTCTTACAAGTAATAGGCAGTACAATTCATCCAACCTCACTAATCTCTTATTATTATGTCGATTCTCTGGGATCATCCAACAGAATATATGAGCCTTCCGGAGCCATCGTCGGTGTCGAATGAATCGTTCATCGCTGTGAAATTCGATACCAGGTTTGATCCTATGGTCGCTGACCTCAATGGTTTACCACATTGGTACTCATGTGAACACGGTTGTGTATGTTGCCTGTGTCGATGTTGTTTTAAGAGGAATTGATTTGACGAGTGGGAGGGAGATTATCGCTTGATTGAGTACAGAGATGCTGTCAATATTTTCGGGTTTGGGTCAGATCTCGTCAACTAGGCTTCCAACGCCTCTTCTTGTTGCTCAGATTGACCTCTCCAACCAGTTCAAGGAGTTCATGCGTGTCACTTTTTCTGCCTAGAATGGGCAGGGCTCTTCAATTTACCTTGTTGGCAGGTGGAGATTCAAGACTTTCGGATCTCTTCCAACTGGGATTACTACGGTTGAGTTTGAAGAAGGGGACTGCTTCACGTGCTCTTCACCAGAAGATTCAAGTACCAAAAGCAGCCCAGAAAATCGTTCTCAtggaagaaaaacaaaggtACTGGAGATGGCTCTTGGTTTGGGAGGTTGAGCCG
Encoded proteins:
- the LOC126587877 gene encoding uncharacterized protein LOC126587877 isoform X2, yielding MVTVCQTCGDKGIEDALLYCVKCQNYALHRYYLNVPAQNIFDEDLTWLCEDCDPKIVKPSRIDKSVRSTEICLNKKFKKRKKKSNRKTLPIYGAKKKVRKCEGANMKVQICEGPNMKVYEGANTKVQICEGSTSEHEAEGSNDCDNGQKLGSRCSEVHMDEFNSSDDVAKSVETSLVATCDPLKISAIICYVAAQPIIDPIWRGSLSIFNKDFNIVSGLVAHLSSLACPKVREEAELLPLLLFPELVNRTDVWPKVFEKCGPNDQSIALYFFPDNERDEKDFDTLVVSMIHDDLARLGKISSSSTVACEAPTLSQKKKKKKVLDFLFGLSCLGQLCSHCMKTNCEICTYGTWTFR
- the LOC126587877 gene encoding uncharacterized protein LOC126587877 isoform X1; translation: MMQVTVCQTCGDKGIEDALLYCVKCQNYALHRYYLNVPAQNIFDEDLTWLCEDCDPKIVKPSRIDKSVRSTEICLNKKFKKRKKKSNRKTLPIYGAKKKVRKCEGANMKVQICEGPNMKVYEGANTKVQICEGSTSEHEAEGSNDCDNGQKLGSRCSEVHMDEFNSSDDVAKSVETSLVATCDPLKISAIICYVAAQPIIDPIWRGSLSIFNKDFNIVSGLVAHLSSLACPKVREEAELLPLLLFPELVNRTDVWPKVFEKCGPNDQSIALYFFPDNERDEKDFDTLVVSMIHDDLARLGKISSSSTVACEAPTLSQKKKKKKVLDFLFGLSCLGQLCSHCMKTNCEICTYGTWTFR